A segment of the Terribacillus aidingensis genome:
TCATCGTATACGATCAAGACGTGCTTGCCGTTGTACATGAACTCTTCACCCATAGCTACACCTGCATATGGTGCTAGGTAAAGCAATGGTGCAGGATCAGAAGCACCTGCTGCTACTACGATTGTGTAATCAAGTGCACCGTGTTTACGAAGTGTTTCTACTGTACCGCGTACAGTGGATTCCTTCTGGCCGATTGCAACGTAGATACAGATCATATCTTGATCATGCTGGTTAAGAATTGCATCAATAGCTACAGATGTTTTACCAGTCTGACGGTCACCGATGATCAGCTCACGCTGACCGCGGCCTACAGGTACTAGTGCATCGATTGCTTTGATACCAGTCTGAAGCGGCTCATGAACGGATTTACGATCCATTACGCCTGGTGCTGGAGATTCAATTGGACGAGTGCTGCTAGCTTCGATTGGACCTTTACCATCGATCGGCTGCCCTAGTGGGTTAACAACACGTCCGATAAGCTCTTTTCCAACAGGTACTTGCATGATACGTCCTGTACGACGAACTTCGTCTCCTTCGCGGATGCCTTTGTATTCACCAAGAATAACGACACCGACATTTGATTCTTCCAAGTTCTGTGCAAGTCCCATGACACCGTTAGAGAACTCGATCAATTCTCCGGACATTACATTGTCCAAGCCATGGACACGTGCGATACCGTCACCAACTTGAATAACAGTACCAACATCACTTACTTCTATTTCAGCGTCATAACTTTCGATTTGCTGTTTGATCAACGCGCTGATTTCTTCAGCTTTCATGCTCATGCGGTCTCACCTCTATCCTTATTTGCTCACATTTACTAAATTTCGTTCGATACGAGTCAGCTTGGTTTTAATCGAGCTGTCGTAGATTGTATTGCCGATCCGTACTTTCAAACCGCCTAGCAGTGTCGGATCAATCTTGTTATCGATGGAAACAGCTTGTTTGCCGAGCTTTTTCGCAAATGTCTCTGCCACTGTCTGACGTTCCGCTTCGGAAAGCTCACGGACAGAATAAACTGTCGCTTGTGCAGTTCCTTGCTTTTCGTCATACAACGTTTGGAAAGCATCCGCCACTTGCGGGATACTGCTGATACGTCCAGCATCCAAAAGCAGTTTCAACGTATTGCGAACTTCGATGCTTCCTGCAGCGAAGCTAGTTTCGATCAATGCTTTCTTTTTGTCCAAGCCAATCTTAGGCTCTGAGAGGAATCGGAGGAAAGCAGCATCGTTTTGTGCCACTTGCTTCGCTGTGTGCAATTCCGCTCGCACGGTTTCCACGATATCGCGGTTCTCTGCCACTTCGAACAGCGCTTCTGCGTATCGTTTTACAATGGTCACATCACGCATAGCTTATCGCTCCAATTCTTTCACATAGTCACTAATAAGCTTGTCCTGATCGTCGGAAGAAATTTCTTTCTCGATGATTTTGCTTGCAATCTGTACGGAAAGGGATGCCACTTGTGCTTGCAATGCTTGCATTGCTTTTTCCTTTTCGTTGGCGATATCTTCGACCGCTGCGTCTTTCAGGCGTTCAGCTTCACGGCGCGCTGTAGCAATGATCTGCTCTTCCTGCTGCTGGCCCGCTTTTCTTGCTTCTTCTATGATAGATTGTGCTTCTGCACGTGTTTGTTTCAATTCCTCTGCTGCAGTTTTAGCTGCTGCTTCGGCTTCCTTGCGGCTAGCTTCTGCCGTATCAATCTCATTTGAGATATATTCCTGGCGGTCCTGCATGACTTTCAATAAAGGCTTCCATGCGAACTTCTTAAGAAGCGCCAGCAGGATGATGAAGCTGATAAGTTGAATCAACATGCTACCGATAGGTAATCCACCTACTGCAGCACCAATCGTAAGTGTTTGCAACTGTGCCACTCCTTTCGAGCTAAACTATCTTTTTCCCGATTTATCCGGGGCCTTACAAAAAGAATGGCGAATATTCAAGATATAGAATTTCGCCATTCATTCAAATTATAGAGTACTTGCGATAGGTGAATTACATTACCATGAACGCGATAACTAGGGCGAAGATAGGAATAACCTCTACTAGTGCGACACCGATGTACATTGTAGTTTGAAGTCTTCCAGCAAGCTCAGGCTGTCTTGCGATCCCTTCTACTGTGCGGCTAACGATCAGACCGTTACCAATACCTGCGCCTAGTGCGGCTAAACCAATTGCAATTGCAGCTGCTAATGAACTCATGTTTAAATTTCCTCCTTGTATTTAAAAACTGATTAATGTGCTTTTGAAACTTTGTGCGACATGTAAACCATTGTCAGCACTAGGAATATATAAGACTGGATTGTCCCGATGAAAAGACTGAAGCCCTGCCATGCGATCATCGGCACGAATGCCAATACTGTCGTAAATGGCGGGTTAACGCCAGCCAGAGACTCCCCAATCAAGGATAACAATACTTCCCCTGCGAAAATGTTACCGAAAAGACGCAATCCGAGTGTCAGTGTATTCGCTGCTTCCTCGATTAAGTTCAATGGAAGCAAGAACGGCACCGGACGAATGTAGCCCTTGAGGTATTCTTTTCCGCCAAGAATCTTGACACCATAGAAGTTGGTGAGCAAGATGACCATCACTGATAATGTTAGTGTGGTTGCTGCATCGGATGTCGGTGATTTCCACCAAAGATTATGGTCTTGACCCACGACAACCATGATGATGACACCAAGCATGTTACTCACAAAGATGTACATGAAGAGCGTCAGACCGAGCGGCAGGAATTGTTTGCCTGTTTTCCAGTCCATTGCGTCGCCAATCACTTTCTTTACGAAGTCAACTAGCATCTCCATCACGTTCTGGAAAGCACGAGGTCTGCGCTGCAGATTCCTGCTGCCCATTACACAAAGGATAAAGACGATAACAGAGGAGATGATGGTCATCAGAGATGTCGACAAGTTGAAGTCGAGCCATTCGATACCGAATGCATTATTCCACATTGGTGATCCGTGATTCAATTAATTTCACCTCTTTCATTACTAGTCTTTTAAACTCGTGAAGAAACTATCTATAAAGATAATGATGTAGCCAGCAGCTAAACCAATAACTACTGCAATAAGATGGAAATAAGCGTCAAAACGAAGTGCGAGCATCACAGCCAACACAGACGCTGCCATGCGGGAAAAGGTGCCTAAGGCTGGTATTCTGCCATGTGTAGCGACAGCTTCAGTGAACTGTCTGATCTTCCGTTGAAGAAGCCACACAGAGAAGAAGCTGACGGAGGCCCCAAGAAACAAGCCGAGGAAAATGCGCTGGTACGGAGTGAAACCCGCTCCAAGCATCAAAAGTGCCAGTAAATATAGCATCCATTTGAGTTGTCGTGCATGGATCATCTTATTGACTTGCTGCATCTTCATTACTCCCATGCGTGTAAGACGTACATTTACTGCTTATACTTATGTATGGAAAGCGGTAAATACGAAAAGATGGATCAACCTGCAAACCACATATAAGACATATAATTGCTTGTCCACCATTGTTCTTTCTTGCGCCGGTGTTTTACATGATCTGTAGGGACGCTGCGCGCAAACCACGCCTCACTTATGATACAAGCTGCCCACCACACGCAATGTATAGAATACAATAGGCCTATTCGTGGTGTCAATACAAGATTGTGAAATAAATTACAAAGTTAATAATTTCCTTCCACAACAACATTGGATACGCTTCCACGAAAGCAATTAAGCAAAGGACTATCCGTCATCAAACGCATAGGCCTCCGCTTACTATTATATAGGATAATCAGCTGTTCATATATGACAATTCTGTGACATATAATTCACTTACTTGTACTATTTCACGAGCATCCGGTCTGACAAATAAAGCGGCAGTTCCGTGGTCACATACTTTCCATCATTAAGACGAAGCTGAATCAAAGCCAGATAGACTCCGGGTTTTCCGGCTTCCCTCTTACTCAGTCTCCCCTCCAGCAGCCCTGCATCCACTTGTTTTTTGGTCAGCAGCTTTCTGTTATAAATAAGTGTATCTGGGTCATACAAGTCTATTCGGAGTTCAGCCGCTCCTTCAGGCAAATAGATTTGATAGTGGTAGGCACCTCTTCTGTCAAGCGGTTTCCATTCCATTTCGAGCCCCATTGCCTTCGGGTAATCAGCGTTTTTTAAGAGGAATAAGTAAGGGATCTGTACTTCCTGTTTCCCAAATCGGGCTGATACATATCCTTGGTGGACACCAGCTTCCTGTATATCAGGATTGACAGAGATACTTATTTTTAATCGTTTCGTTTCATGAGGCGCTAGCTTGACTGCCAATGGTACCTTCCAGCGTATACCACTCACTGCTTTAGGCTGATCGAATTGCAGATGCTGCTGGACGTCGCTTACATTATGGACAGTAAGTACGTATTCTGTTTCTTGCTTTGTATCAATCTTTCCGAATCGAATCAGAGGATTTTCAATGATGACTGGCGTAGAGATTGCTTTGGATGGCTGCATTTTCCCCATGCCTTGTTCAATCGGGGCATAGGGCTGCCCATCTGGCTTCAGGAGCTGCTGTGCCGTTGTAAGCAGCGCACCTATTTGCTGCTCATCAGTCCATTCTGGATGCGCTTCTTTAACGAGTGCCAGGGCTCCTGCCACATATGGCGCAGCCATACTCGTACCCTGTAGAGCTTGATAGCCGGATTGGGGGACAGTACTCCATACAGGAGCGCCAGGCGCAGCTATTTCCGGCTTGATGGCCCAGTTCCTAGTAACAGGTCCTCTCGAACTGAATGCAGCCATTCTATTCTGGAGCTCTATTTGCTTCGCCGACAGCTGTGCAGTCTGCACATTTTTTAGGAGCCATAATCCATCCCGCTTTGTGACGGCTGCCACAGGGATTGAAACTGGCTTTTTGCCATCCTGGATGGATGCTTCCAAAGGACCGCTCCCATCGTTATAAATGAGGACAGCTGCAGCATTCGCTTGCTCCGCAGCTCTAGCTTTTTCTGCAAATGGTATTTTTCC
Coding sequences within it:
- the atpA gene encoding F0F1 ATP synthase subunit alpha, with product MSMKAEEISALIKQQIESYDAEIEVSDVGTVIQVGDGIARVHGLDNVMSGELIEFSNGVMGLAQNLEESNVGVVILGEYKGIREGDEVRRTGRIMQVPVGKELIGRVVNPLGQPIDGKGPIEASSTRPIESPAPGVMDRKSVHEPLQTGIKAIDALVPVGRGQRELIIGDRQTGKTSVAIDAILNQHDQDMICIYVAIGQKESTVRGTVETLRKHGALDYTIVVAAGASDPAPLLYLAPYAGVAMGEEFMYNGKHVLIVYDDLSKQAAAYRELSLLLKRPPGREAFPGDVFYLHSRLLERAAKLSDAKGGGSITALPFVETQAGDISAYIPTNVISITDGQIFLQSDLFFSGVRPAINPGLSVSRVGGSAQIKAMKKVAGTLRLDLAAFRELESFAQFGSDLDAATQSRLNRGARTVEVLKQGLHQPLSVEKQVTIIYALVNGYLDDIPVEQIVRFENEFHTWFAANQADLLKGIRETGNPADSDQLNNAIEAFKKTFVVN
- a CDS encoding F0F1 ATP synthase subunit delta — its product is MRDVTIVKRYAEALFEVAENRDIVETVRAELHTAKQVAQNDAAFLRFLSEPKIGLDKKKALIETSFAAGSIEVRNTLKLLLDAGRISSIPQVADAFQTLYDEKQGTAQATVYSVRELSEAERQTVAETFAKKLGKQAVSIDNKIDPTLLGGLKVRIGNTIYDSSIKTKLTRIERNLVNVSK
- the atpF gene encoding F0F1 ATP synthase subunit B, with protein sequence MLIQLISFIILLALLKKFAWKPLLKVMQDRQEYISNEIDTAEASRKEAEAAAKTAAEELKQTRAEAQSIIEEARKAGQQQEEQIIATARREAERLKDAAVEDIANEKEKAMQALQAQVASLSVQIASKIIEKEISSDDQDKLISDYVKELER
- the atpE gene encoding F0F1 ATP synthase subunit C; translation: MSSLAAAIAIGLAALGAGIGNGLIVSRTVEGIARQPELAGRLQTTMYIGVALVEVIPIFALVIAFMVM
- the atpB gene encoding F0F1 ATP synthase subunit A; the encoded protein is MNHGSPMWNNAFGIEWLDFNLSTSLMTIISSVIVFILCVMGSRNLQRRPRAFQNVMEMLVDFVKKVIGDAMDWKTGKQFLPLGLTLFMYIFVSNMLGVIIMVVVGQDHNLWWKSPTSDAATTLTLSVMVILLTNFYGVKILGGKEYLKGYIRPVPFLLPLNLIEEAANTLTLGLRLFGNIFAGEVLLSLIGESLAGVNPPFTTVLAFVPMIAWQGFSLFIGTIQSYIFLVLTMVYMSHKVSKAH
- a CDS encoding ATP synthase subunit I codes for the protein MQQVNKMIHARQLKWMLYLLALLMLGAGFTPYQRIFLGLFLGASVSFFSVWLLQRKIRQFTEAVATHGRIPALGTFSRMAASVLAVMLALRFDAYFHLIAVVIGLAAGYIIIFIDSFFTSLKD
- a CDS encoding S8 family serine peptidase, coding for MKRLSLLFICVCIIFGFQPVQAAEQRTVIIELDGDVSAYREYLEMHYPFIEVVEEFDTLFQGLALRATDAQLNDLSQHSHLLNIHQVHTYKAETRKAEVPFVTQEFLGTSAAGVTGKGVKVGVIDTGIDYTHPDLKKNYKGGFDVVDWDDDPMETKPEEGEATIHGTHVAGIIGANGKMKGIAPDADIYSYRALGPGGTGTSVQVIAAIEKAVEDKMDIINLSLGSSVNGPDWPTSLAVNKAVELGVIVVTANGNEGPANWTVGSPATATKALSVGAVTTPQKTAVLYERFYKKLIPILPLQGAVEWKQRRSLPIMDGGTGERQLPDATGKIVVFKRGKIPFAEKARAAEQANAAAVLIYNDGSGPLEASIQDGKKPVSIPVAAVTKRDGLWLLKNVQTAQLSAKQIELQNRMAAFSSRGPVTRNWAIKPEIAAPGAPVWSTVPQSGYQALQGTSMAAPYVAGALALVKEAHPEWTDEQQIGALLTTAQQLLKPDGQPYAPIEQGMGKMQPSKAISTPVIIENPLIRFGKIDTKQETEYVLTVHNVSDVQQHLQFDQPKAVSGIRWKVPLAVKLAPHETKRLKISISVNPDIQEAGVHQGYVSARFGKQEVQIPYLFLLKNADYPKAMGLEMEWKPLDRRGAYHYQIYLPEGAAELRIDLYDPDTLIYNRKLLTKKQVDAGLLEGRLSKREAGKPGVYLALIQLRLNDGKYVTTELPLYLSDRMLVK